One Salvia splendens isolate huo1 chromosome 12, SspV2, whole genome shotgun sequence genomic window carries:
- the LOC121759488 gene encoding CBL-interacting serine/threonine-protein kinase 12-like, whose translation MAAAAAEATNAAAKHKEIKGLLLGRYEVGKLLGHGTFAKVYHARNVKTNESVAIKVIDKEKIVKLSLTAQVKREISILRRVRHPNIVQLFEVMATKTKIYFVMEYVKGGELFSKVAKGRLKEEVARKYFQQLISAIAFCHARGVYHRDLKPENILLDEEGNLKVSDFGLSAISEQIKQDGLFHTFCGTPAYVAPEVLGRKGYNGQNVDIWSCGVVLFVLMSGYLPFHDQNVMAMYKRIYKGDFKCPRWFSPELYRLVTRMLDANPETRITIPEIMNNRWFKRGFKHVRFYIEDDKMCSVNDEDVFEDCLSELSQWESNSDLETRRKPPSLNAFDIISFSRGFDLSGLFEEGGANSGTRFVTAASVSTVISKLEEIASVVSFTLRKKDFRVSLEGSRDGVKGPLTIVAEIFELTPLLRVVEVMRKGGDRLEYEEFCNKILRPGLLTMGIAKDSKPSTDLDSDCEYSDSQG comes from the coding sequence ATGGCAGCCGCGGCCGCCGAGGCGACGAACGCCGCCGCCAAGCACAAAGAGATCAAAggcctcctcctcggccgctaCGAGGTCGGCAAGCTCCTCGGCCACGGCACCTTCGCCAAGGTCTACCACGCGCGCAACGTCAAGACCAACGAGAGCGTCGCGATCAAGGTCATCGACAAGGAGAAGATCGTCAAGCTCAGCCTCACTGCGCAAGTCAAGCGCGAGATCTCCATCCTCCGCCGTGTCCGCCACCCTAACATCGTCCAATTGTTCGAGGTCATGGCCACGAAAACGAAGATCTACTTCGTCATGGAATACGTCAAGGGCGGCGAGCTCTTCAGCAAGGTCGCCAAAGGTCGATTGAAGGAGGAAGTCGCGAGGAAATACTTCCAGCAGCTCATCTCCGCCATCGCCTTCTGCCACGCGCGCGGCGTCTACCACCGCGATCTGAAGCCGGAAAACATCCTCCTCGACGAGGAAGGGAATCTGAAGGTCTCCGATTTCGGATTGAGCGCGATTTCCGAGCAGATCAAGCAGGACGGATTATTCCACACATTCTGCGGCACGCCGGCGTACGTCGCGCCGGAGGTGCTCGGGAGGAAGGGGTATAACGGTCAGAATGTCGATATATGGAGCTGCGGCGTCGTTTTGTTCGTTTTGATGTCAGGATACCTCCCCTTCCACGACCAGAACGTGATGGCGATGTATAAGCGGATTTACAAAGGGGATTTCAAGTGCCCAAGGTGGTTCTCCCCCGAATTGTACCGATTGGTGACTCGTATGCTCGATGCCAATCCGGAAACGAGGATCACGATCCCGGAGATTATGAACAACAGGTGGTTCAAGAGGGGGTTTAAGCACGTCAGATTCTACATTGAGGATGATAAAATGTGCAGCGTTAACGACGAAGACGTGTTCGAGGATTGCCTCTCCGAGCTATCGCAGTGGGAATCAAACTCTGACCTGGAGACCAGGAGGAAGCCGCCTAGCTTGAACGCTTTCGACATAATCTCCTTCTCGCGTGGCTTTGATTTGTCAGGACTGTTTGAGGAAGGAGGCGCGAACAGTGGCACGCGATTTGTGACGGCTGCGTCGGTTTCCACCGTTATATCAAAGCTGGAGGAGATCGCAAGTGTTGTGAGCTTTACACTTAGGAAGAAGGATTTCAGAGTGAGCCTTGAGGGGTCGAGGGATGGTGTGAAGGGGCCGTTGACAATTGTGGCTGAGATATTCGAATTGACGCCGTTGTTGAGAGTGGTTGAGGTGATGAGAAAGGGAGGTGACAGATTAGAATATGAGGAATTCTGTAACAAAATATTGAGGCCTGGATTGCTCACCATGGGAATTGCTAAGGATTCTAAACCTTCAACTGATTTAGATTCCGACTGTGAATACAGTGACTCACAAGGGTAA
- the LOC121759489 gene encoding uncharacterized protein LOC121759489, which translates to MEDISICCTSENSKAMCYSSASSGYDGDDRVDELRTSIPLQLTINNGKNSVDSYHTEEDEEDDEEDEVDLSEEALLAQMGYVKSDPCSDNEEEEEEDILEDRILVKNEARRHEPINTPTAELNLVSALRGSREKEGRPAEECRVSWGPDVYDPPCTSDDHFAASKNDRHRVEQKGKGTSGRNRQKGSGSEGGSSRKAAGGSKSKKKAEKKHKKQGHKHSDPS; encoded by the coding sequence ATGGAGGATATTTCCATTTGCTGTACATCCGAAAATTCGAAAGCTATGTGTTACAGTAGTGCTTCTTCCGGATATGATGGTGATGATAGAGTAGACGAGCTAAGAACAAGCATACCGCTTCAGCTTACGATCAATAATGGGAAAAATAGTGTAGATAGCTATCACACCGAGGAGGACGAAGAAGATgacgaagaagatgaagttgatTTATCTGAAGAAGCATTATTGGCTCAAATGGGGTATGTAAAATCTGACCCATGCAGTGACaatgaggaggaagaagaggaggataTATTAGAAGATCGAATATTGGTGAAGAATGAAGCACGCAGACACGAACCAATAAACACACCAACAGCTGAACTGAATCTGGTTTCGGCCCTAAGAGGAAGTCGCGAGAAAGAAGGAAGGCCAGCAGAGGAATGCCGGGTTTCATGGGGGCCAGATGTGTACGATCCGCCCTGCACATCTGATGATCATTTTGCAGCGAGCAAGAACGATAGGCACAGGGTCGAGCAGAAGGGCAAGGGCACGTCCGGGAGGAACAGGCAAAAGGGAAGCGGAAGCGAAGGAGGCAGCAGCAGAAAGGCAGCTGGAGGGAGTAAGAGTAAGAAAAAGGCTGAGAAGAAACATAAGAAGCAGGGGCATAAGCACTCTGATCCTAGTTAG
- the LOC121758369 gene encoding protein DOG1-like 4 isoform X1: MDSQGEENFSEFYERWISQLEGHLRLLLVAPPQQQHSGEADFRPIVNKLTAHHKEYYRIKWASAQNDALPFFAPEWLSPLENAYLWVTGWKPSLAFRLVESLKEARSESGSSLAGLSEDQVRGIEALRVRIKAEEERVEREMERQQVAMADRKMVEVARLDGEAAEVEVALKGLVAGMEKVMKMADCVRLKTMKGVLDVLSPMQCVQFLAATSMMQIQMRKWGKVTNKCCN, translated from the exons ATGGATTCACAAGGTGAGGAAAATTTCTCCGAATTCTACGAGAGGTGGATAAGCCAGCTGGAGGGCCATCTTCGCCTCCTCCTGGTGGCGCCGCCGCAGCAGCAGCATTCGGGGGAGGCGGACTTCCGGCCCATTGTGAACAAGCTCACGGCCCACCACAAGGAGTATTATAGAATCAAATGGGCCTCGGCCCAGAACGACGCCCTCCCCTTCTTCGCTCCGGAGTGGCTCAGCCCGCTCGAGAACGCCTACCTCTGGGTCACCGGGTGGAAGCCCTCGCTGGCCTTCCGCCTGGTGGAGTCGCTCAAGGAGGCCCGCTCCGAGAGCGGCTCCAGCCTGGCCGGCCTTAGCGAGGACCAG GTGAGGGGGATAGAGGCGTTGCGGGTGAGGATAAAGGCGGAGGAGGAGAGAGTGGAGAGGGAGATGGAGCGGCAGCAGGTGGCGATGGCGGACCGGAAGATGGTGGAGGTGGCGCGGCTGGACGGGGAGGCGGcggaggtggaggtggcgcTGAAGGGGCTGGTGGCGGGGATGGAGAAGGTGATGAAGATGGCCGACTGCGTGAGGCTGAAGACGATGAAGGGGGTTCTCGACGTGCTGTCTCCCATGCAGTGCGTGCAGTTCCTCGCGGCCACCTCCATGATGCAGATTCAGATGAGGAAATGGGGGAAGGTTACTAATAAATgttgtaattaa
- the LOC121758369 gene encoding protein DOG1-like 4 isoform X2, translated as MDSQGEENFSEFYERWISQLEGHLRLLLVAPPQQQHSGEADFRPIVNKLTAHHKEYYRIKWASAQNDALPFFAPEWLSPLENAYLWVTGWKPSLAFRLVESLKEARSESGSSLAGLSEDQVRGIEALRVRIKAEEERVEREMERQQVAMADRKMVEVALKGLVAGMEKVMKMADCVRLKTMKGVLDVLSPMQCVQFLAATSMMQIQMRKWGKVTNKCCN; from the exons ATGGATTCACAAGGTGAGGAAAATTTCTCCGAATTCTACGAGAGGTGGATAAGCCAGCTGGAGGGCCATCTTCGCCTCCTCCTGGTGGCGCCGCCGCAGCAGCAGCATTCGGGGGAGGCGGACTTCCGGCCCATTGTGAACAAGCTCACGGCCCACCACAAGGAGTATTATAGAATCAAATGGGCCTCGGCCCAGAACGACGCCCTCCCCTTCTTCGCTCCGGAGTGGCTCAGCCCGCTCGAGAACGCCTACCTCTGGGTCACCGGGTGGAAGCCCTCGCTGGCCTTCCGCCTGGTGGAGTCGCTCAAGGAGGCCCGCTCCGAGAGCGGCTCCAGCCTGGCCGGCCTTAGCGAGGACCAG GTGAGGGGGATAGAGGCGTTGCGGGTGAGGATAAAGGCGGAGGAGGAGAGAGTGGAGAGGGAGATGGAGCGGCAGCAGGTGGCGATGGCGGACCGGAAGATG gtggaggtggcgcTGAAGGGGCTGGTGGCGGGGATGGAGAAGGTGATGAAGATGGCCGACTGCGTGAGGCTGAAGACGATGAAGGGGGTTCTCGACGTGCTGTCTCCCATGCAGTGCGTGCAGTTCCTCGCGGCCACCTCCATGATGCAGATTCAGATGAGGAAATGGGGGAAGGTTACTAATAAATgttgtaattaa
- the LOC121756955 gene encoding protein MALE DISCOVERER 2-like has protein sequence MAGRWTTCGMQFFCSALLVIALEIHGCLSLNSEGLALFHFRAKLDFDPFGALANWNPDDCDPCMWSGIECVDGNVVLLDLNGHDLEGVLAPELGNLNHLRFLDLSKNHLSANIPRGFGQLTSLEVLDLRDNNLSGPLPAELGKLRSLKRLLLCNNRFEGSMPVEIEKLSLLTDLQLDCIFTTSDASGIGCTNRKFGHCILQNSKQPKKSDSARTPMKRSVPHYLNLLPQFSFGSELPETHADDIYNNLTDPPEQRFIQNTYEEGNTVRRILFEQSTNLVALPPDITSLTPLVPAATLPSRSSGSFPAVPKVSPPIPSPPLGQEDKPPDTTSGHSGRSLIFIIGISAAIFFLILLAIMFIVSRSKAAKTIVPWKTGLSGQLQKAFVTGVPKLNRPELETACEDFSNIITTIDGVSTLYKGTLSSGVEICVASTAIASTSAWSKHAEFAFRKKIDSLSRVNHKNFVNLLGYCEENKPFTRMMVFEYAPNGTLFEHLHVEEYEHLDWEARMRIIMGTAYCLLYMHELNPPLAVSNLNSNEILLTDDYAAKISDVAFWEELITKSKKAPAAENESEHSLLPPLADVDTNVYSFGILLLEIISGRLPYSKENGDLLNWASQHLNEQSIKNLVDPALESVKDKELEVLCEVIQMCTQQEARTRPTMKEAIQILRQVLEISPEAAYPRLSPLWWAELEILSQEAA, from the exons ATGGCTGGTAGATGGACTACTTGTGGGATGCAGTTCTTTTGTTCCGCGCTTTTGGTTATTGCGTTGGAAATTCATGGTTGTTTATCTCTCAATTCTGAAG GGTTGGCATTGTTTCATTTCAGAGCGAAGTTGGACTTCGACCCTTTTGGTGCTTTAGCAAATTGGAATCCTGATGACTGTGATCCGTGCATGTGGTCAGGGATTGAGTGTGTGGATGGTAATGTGGTCTTGCT AGATCTCAATGGACATGATTTGGAGGGAGTGTTGGCGCCAGAGCTTGGAAATTTAAATCATTTAAGATTTCT TGACCTGTCCAAGAACCACCTGTCTGCCAACATTCCTCGAGGGTTTGGACAGCTTACATCGCTGGAAGTATTGGACCTGAGAGATAATAACTTGAGCGGACCACTTCCTGCAGAACTAGGCAAGCTGCGTTCCCTAAAACGCTT GTTGCTCTGCAATAATAGATTCGAAGGAAGTATGCCTGTGGAGATTGAGAAGCTTAGTTTGCTAACTGATTTGCAGTTGGATTGCATCTTTACAACTTCTGATGCTTCTGGAATTGGCTGCACAAATAGAAAATTTGGGCACTG CATATTGCAGAATTCTAAGCAACCCAAGAAATCAGATTCTGCCCGTACGCCTATGAAAAGGAGCGTACCTCATTACCTGAATCTGCTCCCGCA GTTCAGCTTTGGCAGTGAATTACCCGAGACTCATGCTGATGATATCTACAACAATTTAACAG ATCCGCCAGAGCAACGCTTCATCCAGAACACATACGAGGAAGGGAATACGGTGCGCCGCATACTATTTGAACAGTCCACTAACCTTGTTGCCCTTCCTCCTGATATTACATCCCTAACCCCATTGGTGCCTGCGGCAACTCTTCCAAGCAGAAGTAGTGGGTCATTCCCTGCTGTTCCAAAAGTATCTCCTCCCATACCCTCACCTCCTCTAGGTCAAGAGGATAAGCCTCCTGACACAACTTCTGGACATTCGGGAAGATCACTCATATTTATAATTGGGATTTCAGCTGCAATCTTCTTTCTCATTCTTTTGGCAATTATGTTTATCGTCTCCAGAAGCAAGGCAGCTAAAACAATTGTTCCTTGGAAGACTGGACTGAGTGGGCAGTTGCAGAAAGCTTTTGTTACAG GGGTCCCTAAATTGAACAGACCTGAGCTAGAAACTGCTTGTGAGGATTTCAGCAACATTATCACCACAATCGATGGTGTGTCCACTTTGTACAAGGGAACTTTATCCAGTGGAGTAGAGATATGTGTTGCTTCGACTGCTATTGCTTCCACGAGTGCATGGTCAAAACACGCAGAATTTGCTTTTAGGAAGAAG ATAGATAGTTTGTCGCGAGTGAATCACAAGAATTTCGTGAATCTTCTCGGCTACTGTGAAGAAAATAAACCTTTCACAAGGATGATGGTGTTTGAGTATGCTCCAAATGGCACTCTCTTTGAACATCTGCATG TTGAAGAATACGAGCACCTTGACTGGGAAGCACGGATGCGGATAATAATGGGAACTGCATATTGCCTTCTATACATGCACGAACTCAATCCGCCACTAGCAGTCAGCAACTTGAATTCCAACGAGATTCTTCTCACCGATGATTATGCTGCCAAA ATCTCTGATGTAGCTTTCTGGGAAGAACTCATAACCAAGTCCAAAAAAGCTCCTGCTGCAGAAAATGAGTCGGAGCATTCCTTACTGCCTCCACTTGCTGATGTCGATACAAACGTTTATTCTTTTGGAATACTTCTGCTAGAGATCATCTCTGGAAGGCTTCCTTACTCGAAGGAGAATGGAGATCTTCTAAACTGG GCTTCTCAGCACTTGAATGAACAGAGCATCAAGAACTTGGTTGATCCAGCTTTGGAGTCTGTAAAAGACAAGGAGCTTGAAGTTCTGTGTGAGGTGATACAGATGTGCACTCAACAAGAAGCGAGGACAAGACCTACGATGAAGGAAGCCATTCAAATATTAAGACAGGTGCTTGAAATCTCGCCCGAAGCAGCATATCCGAGACTCTCTCCCCTTTGGTGGGCTGAACTTGAGATCTTATCACAAGAGGCAGCTTGA